Proteins from one Flammeovirgaceae bacterium genomic window:
- a CDS encoding transglycosylase domain-containing protein encodes MSTSPSLIETIKSKTNKLLGYKSKWFGTITKWVWVLLLAVLLGLPIYVFTVSINLFGLYGAMPSIKEVENPENDLSSEIISADGVSLGRYFRYNRSQVLYEELSEDLINTLVISEDHRFYNHSGLDFPAYIRVLFGLLTFNHQGGGSTITQQLAKNLYTMNPEHSLDGKLSKLGSLPRRIIQKTKEWIISVNLEKNFTKHEIIAMYLNTVTFSSNSFGIKVAAETYFNKQPDSLNLQESAVLVGMLQAATYYNPQRNPENSLRKRNEVLYKVYKHGYKIKTREQYDSITALPIELNYKVQNQNEGLATYFRTVMSNYLMQFCDERGIDLWNSGLRIYTTIDSKLQKYAEEAMAEHMKPLQLQFNEEWKKQGRNPWVDDNGKEIPGFLNSRIKRTSAYKSLVEKYGENSDSLKIALHLKRPMTVYTAKGERDTLFSFMDSLNHYMRYLQAGLMAMDPATGHIKAWVGGVDHKYFKYDHVKQGTRQPGSTFKPFVYGLAMESGYSPCHPMKDIAPSFKVPGGVWWPPNSDGTRGSGEEMTLRQAMARSVNSITAQMMQALGAENVVEFAHRVGITSKLDPVPSLSLGTSDVSLFELVGAYSTFANGGIFTEPFFITRIEDKHGNVIENFVPKTRQAINEQTAYKMIYMLMGGVEEEGGSSVSISPELKIDNEVGGKTGTTNNASDGWYVGLTHDLVTGVWVGGDERSIHFPSWLFGQGARTARPIWDKFMMKAYADPESGITKGQFKRPSTGLDISLDCLKVGQQPDSVEVKVQPWDING; translated from the coding sequence ATGAGTACCTCGCCTTCTTTGATAGAAACTATAAAGTCAAAAACCAATAAACTCCTTGGCTACAAGAGCAAGTGGTTTGGCACCATTACCAAATGGGTATGGGTGCTGTTGCTGGCCGTGCTACTTGGTTTGCCCATTTATGTGTTCACCGTAAGCATCAACCTGTTTGGGCTGTATGGGGCAATGCCCAGCATCAAGGAAGTTGAAAACCCCGAAAACGACCTCTCCTCGGAAATAATTTCTGCCGATGGGGTTTCGCTTGGCCGGTATTTCAGGTACAACCGCAGCCAGGTCCTGTACGAAGAACTCTCCGAAGACCTGATCAATACCCTGGTCATATCGGAGGACCACCGTTTCTACAACCACTCCGGCCTGGATTTTCCTGCTTACATCCGGGTACTGTTTGGCCTGCTTACGTTCAACCACCAGGGGGGCGGCAGCACCATCACCCAACAGCTTGCCAAAAACCTGTACACGATGAACCCAGAGCACAGCCTTGATGGCAAGTTGAGCAAACTGGGAAGCCTGCCCAGGCGCATCATCCAGAAAACCAAAGAGTGGATCATCTCCGTCAATCTGGAGAAAAACTTTACCAAGCATGAAATCATAGCCATGTATTTGAACACGGTTACCTTCAGCAGCAATTCATTCGGCATCAAAGTAGCCGCAGAAACTTATTTCAACAAGCAGCCTGATAGCCTGAATTTGCAGGAATCAGCAGTGTTGGTGGGCATGTTACAGGCGGCTACCTACTACAATCCACAACGCAACCCCGAAAACTCATTGCGCAAACGCAACGAGGTGTTGTACAAAGTATATAAGCATGGGTATAAAATTAAAACCAGGGAACAATACGATTCAATCACTGCCCTTCCTATTGAGTTGAACTATAAGGTGCAAAACCAAAATGAAGGTCTTGCTACTTACTTTAGAACTGTTATGAGCAACTATCTCATGCAATTTTGTGATGAAAGAGGAATTGACCTGTGGAACTCAGGGTTAAGAATATACACCACCATTGACAGTAAGCTTCAAAAATATGCAGAAGAAGCCATGGCCGAGCACATGAAGCCGTTGCAGCTACAATTTAATGAAGAGTGGAAGAAGCAAGGACGCAATCCGTGGGTGGATGACAACGGTAAGGAAATCCCTGGTTTCCTTAACTCAAGGATTAAAAGAACATCCGCCTATAAATCTCTGGTGGAGAAGTATGGGGAAAATTCCGATTCTCTGAAAATAGCCCTCCATCTTAAAAGGCCAATGACCGTTTACACAGCTAAGGGAGAGCGCGACACACTTTTCAGTTTCATGGATTCCCTCAACCATTACATGAGGTATTTGCAGGCAGGCCTGATGGCCATGGACCCTGCTACCGGACACATCAAAGCATGGGTGGGCGGTGTAGATCACAAATATTTTAAGTATGATCATGTGAAGCAGGGTACAAGACAACCTGGTTCAACCTTTAAGCCATTTGTATATGGCCTTGCCATGGAGTCGGGGTATTCTCCCTGCCACCCCATGAAAGATATCGCTCCCAGTTTTAAAGTTCCTGGCGGGGTATGGTGGCCGCCCAATTCAGACGGCACAAGGGGAAGCGGTGAGGAGATGACCTTGCGGCAGGCGATGGCCCGTTCCGTCAATTCCATTACGGCACAAATGATGCAGGCATTGGGAGCGGAAAACGTTGTGGAGTTTGCCCACCGGGTGGGTATCACCAGCAAACTCGACCCTGTTCCCTCGCTTAGCCTGGGCACAAGCGATGTGTCGCTCTTTGAACTGGTGGGCGCCTACAGCACTTTCGCAAATGGTGGCATATTCACCGAGCCCTTCTTCATTACCAGAATTGAAGACAAGCATGGCAACGTGATTGAAAATTTTGTGCCCAAAACCAGGCAGGCCATTAATGAACAAACTGCCTATAAAATGATCTATATGCTAATGGGGGGTGTTGAAGAAGAGGGAGGATCGTCTGTTTCTATCAGCCCGGAGCTAAAAATTGATAATGAAGTTGGAGGGAAAACGGGTACTACCAATAATGCCTCTGACGGATGGTATGTAGGCCTCACCCACGACCTGGTTACCGGGGTGTGGGTAGGTGGGGATGAGCGGAGCATACACTTCCCTTCGTGGTTGTTTGGCCAGGGAGCCAGAACAGCAAGACCCATCTGGGATAAATTTATGATGAAAGCCTATGCTGACCCCGAAAGCGGCATCACCAAAGGACAATTTAAACGGCCTTCAACCGGTCTGGACATCTCCCTGGATTGCCTCAAGGTGGGCCAGCAGCCTGATTCTGTAGAGGTAAAGGTCCAGCCCTGGGACATCAACGGTTAA
- a CDS encoding tetratricopeptide repeat protein, protein MALRAFFPLAITMLLVAGCSLEQTTVTSNVYHNLTAHYNGYFYAREKIREVEQTIWQSLDDDPNQVLRLYPKLDTTLAKGYQKDTEEAIKMASLSIQRHPNSKWVYPNYIMVGLARLYDCDFVNAVQTFKYVNTKSKDINIRHQGLLNLIRAFTENEEYDKAEEAFRFLEKEPLSKTNAKKLYLEKAYYYQVRNDYDNMVRNLTLADSLLGRQDQKGRIYFIIGQVYQKLGFGSEAYNYYRKCIATNPAYEIDFYARLNLAQVARLDDKRDMKTVRKQFEKMLTDAKNQEFRDKIYYELAKFEFKQGNLPEAMKNYSYAAHAGTNKRIQGSAYLELGKINFDSLKKYSVAKNYYDSAVGALPADFEDLDNIRKRQEVLGDFAKYTEAIAWQDSLLLMASMDSLTLRAQLDSVVASRNNLEKEKEEGKRKKRRPQNNGSPNQSNPFFLEGSSTTADWYFGNLSAVASGQLEFNRIWGDIPLEDNWRRSNKTSVISLGPTLATEEEEAESETANAENKPSTSEVDNIFKQLPLTQAAKAKAMAKIEDAYFNLGDLYYFKLNEKLNADHSYNTLLQRFPGSSFEPETLYKLYLIHTELNDDKANNYYQRLTANYPNSSFTKLLQNPNYLKENSIVAEKQKVIYKSAYLDFENGHSQAAQEKLNEAFALGETSFAPQLEMLNILIIGKTEDMARYQAELEAFMKKNPDGPLYAYARSLLGTAQELQVKLEKSRSIKYINSLEGPHYFVVSHLQLDNISDLISAALAGFIAKRYRAERLTTSTIILNEKYVLTMVGGFPGPGPAVEFLDKFQRQTLTDNTLSNHKFGIFVITKENSDILYRTKALDEYLAFFDRNYKVKNQ, encoded by the coding sequence TTGGCCTTACGCGCGTTTTTTCCCCTTGCCATAACCATGCTCCTGGTGGCGGGCTGCTCCCTGGAGCAAACCACTGTCACCAGCAATGTGTACCATAATTTGACCGCGCACTACAATGGGTATTTTTATGCGCGCGAAAAAATCCGCGAAGTAGAGCAAACCATATGGCAAAGCCTGGACGATGACCCCAACCAGGTCCTGAGGCTATATCCCAAATTGGACACCACACTGGCCAAGGGCTACCAGAAAGACACAGAGGAAGCCATCAAGATGGCGTCCCTGTCCATCCAAAGGCACCCCAACAGCAAATGGGTTTACCCCAATTACATCATGGTAGGGCTCGCACGCTTGTACGATTGCGACTTTGTCAATGCGGTGCAAACGTTCAAATACGTAAACACGAAAAGCAAGGACATCAACATTCGCCACCAGGGCCTGCTCAACCTCATCCGGGCGTTTACGGAAAACGAAGAGTACGACAAGGCCGAGGAGGCATTCCGGTTTTTGGAAAAAGAACCGCTCAGCAAAACCAATGCAAAGAAACTCTATCTCGAAAAGGCATACTATTACCAGGTGCGCAACGACTACGACAACATGGTGCGCAACCTCACCCTTGCGGACAGCCTGCTGGGCAGGCAAGACCAGAAGGGCCGGATTTATTTTATTATCGGCCAGGTCTATCAAAAGCTGGGCTTCGGCTCGGAGGCCTACAATTACTACCGCAAATGCATTGCCACCAACCCCGCCTATGAAATAGATTTCTATGCCCGCCTCAATTTGGCGCAGGTGGCGCGCCTTGATGACAAAAGGGACATGAAGACCGTGAGGAAGCAATTTGAAAAAATGCTTACGGATGCAAAAAACCAGGAGTTCCGGGACAAGATCTATTATGAGCTGGCAAAATTCGAATTCAAACAAGGAAACCTCCCGGAGGCCATGAAAAACTATTCCTATGCCGCCCATGCAGGAACCAACAAAAGGATACAAGGAAGCGCCTACCTGGAATTAGGGAAAATAAATTTTGATTCACTAAAAAAATACAGTGTGGCAAAAAACTATTACGACAGTGCCGTAGGCGCCTTGCCTGCAGACTTCGAGGATTTGGACAACATCAGGAAACGGCAGGAGGTACTGGGGGATTTTGCAAAATACACGGAGGCCATCGCCTGGCAGGACAGCCTGTTGCTGATGGCCTCAATGGACTCCTTAACCTTGCGCGCACAACTTGATTCCGTGGTGGCCTCGCGCAATAACCTGGAAAAAGAAAAGGAAGAAGGCAAAAGAAAAAAAAGAAGGCCGCAAAACAATGGCAGCCCCAACCAAAGCAACCCGTTCTTTTTGGAAGGCTCCAGCACCACGGCAGACTGGTACTTTGGCAACCTGTCCGCAGTGGCTTCCGGCCAATTGGAGTTTAACCGCATCTGGGGGGACATACCCCTTGAAGACAATTGGAGGCGCTCCAACAAAACCTCCGTAATAAGCCTGGGCCCTACCCTGGCCACCGAAGAGGAGGAAGCGGAAAGCGAAACGGCAAACGCGGAAAACAAGCCGTCAACCAGCGAGGTCGATAATATTTTCAAACAATTGCCCCTCACCCAAGCCGCCAAGGCAAAAGCGATGGCAAAGATAGAAGATGCCTATTTCAACCTGGGCGATTTGTATTATTTTAAACTCAATGAAAAACTCAATGCCGACCATTCCTATAACACGCTTTTGCAACGGTTTCCCGGCTCGTCCTTCGAGCCCGAAACCCTTTACAAACTCTACCTTATCCATACGGAACTAAATGACGATAAGGCAAATAATTACTACCAACGGCTCACGGCCAATTATCCCAACTCCAGTTTTACAAAACTGCTACAAAACCCCAACTACCTGAAGGAAAACAGCATCGTGGCGGAAAAACAGAAGGTCATTTATAAAAGTGCCTACCTTGATTTTGAAAATGGGCATTCCCAGGCCGCACAGGAAAAATTAAACGAGGCCTTTGCCCTTGGCGAAACGAGCTTTGCTCCCCAGTTGGAAATGCTGAACATATTGATCATAGGAAAAACCGAGGACATGGCCCGGTACCAGGCCGAACTGGAAGCATTTATGAAAAAAAACCCGGATGGCCCCCTTTATGCCTATGCCAGGTCGTTGCTGGGCACGGCCCAGGAACTGCAGGTAAAGCTGGAGAAGTCGAGGAGCATAAAATACATAAATTCCCTGGAAGGCCCTCATTATTTTGTGGTGTCGCACTTGCAGTTGGACAATATTTCGGATTTGATATCTGCTGCCCTGGCCGGTTTTATCGCCAAAAGGTACCGGGCCGAAAGGCTGACGACCAGCACGATAATCCTCAATGAAAAGTACGTGCTTACCATGGTGGGCGGGTTTCCGGGCCCGGGGCCAGCGGTCGAATTCCTCGATAAGTTCCAGCGGCAAACCTTGACCGACAACACGCTTTCGAACCATAAATTCGGTATTTTTGTAATCACAAAGGAAAACTCGGATATTCTATACAGGACCAAAGCATTGGATGAGTACCTCGCCTTCTTTGATAGAAACTATAAAGTCAAAAACCAATAA
- a CDS encoding M23 family metallopeptidase translates to MKPKKTLSERLTTKYQLVIRNEENLAEKSNFAFTYAKLLVVLITFFIVVFSLSMLLSKTVLAKWFDPKHAQMEANKKLYELAIKVDSLSVEVDNKDKFIMNFQRILSGDTSSGFIDPVEALGNDNKVVPSINDMKLAPSDSQFRKEFEQSEMSLVALTSNKYRELQEMFFFSPITGFISDHYDLKKSHFGIDIVAKTNEPVKAIADGTVIMASWTQDSGYVMAVQHRGNLISVYKHNAELLKKVGNFVNAGDIISIVGNSGEMTDGPHLHFELWYNGNSLNPEEFVTF, encoded by the coding sequence TTGAAGCCAAAAAAGACCCTTTCAGAGAGACTCACCACCAAATACCAGTTGGTCATCCGCAACGAGGAGAACCTGGCCGAAAAGTCAAACTTTGCCTTTACCTATGCCAAGCTGCTGGTGGTTTTGATTACATTTTTTATTGTGGTCTTTTCGCTCAGCATGTTGCTTTCCAAGACGGTGCTGGCAAAATGGTTTGACCCCAAGCATGCCCAGATGGAGGCCAACAAAAAGTTGTATGAACTGGCCATCAAGGTGGATTCCCTTTCCGTTGAAGTGGACAATAAGGACAAGTTCATCATGAATTTCCAGCGGATACTCAGTGGCGATACTTCCAGCGGGTTTATCGACCCGGTGGAGGCATTGGGCAACGACAACAAAGTGGTGCCTTCCATTAACGACATGAAGTTGGCCCCGTCCGACTCCCAGTTCCGAAAGGAGTTTGAACAATCGGAGATGTCGTTGGTGGCGCTCACTAGCAACAAATACCGCGAACTTCAGGAGATGTTTTTCTTTTCACCCATCACCGGCTTTATTTCCGACCATTATGACCTGAAGAAAAGCCATTTTGGGATAGACATCGTGGCCAAGACCAACGAACCGGTAAAGGCCATTGCGGATGGCACGGTGATCATGGCCTCTTGGACGCAGGATTCGGGCTACGTGATGGCCGTGCAGCACCGGGGCAACCTTATTTCGGTATATAAGCACAATGCTGAACTGTTAAAAAAAGTTGGTAATTTTGTAAATGCCGGTGACATTATCTCTATAGTTGGCAACAGTGGGGAGATGACCGATGGCCCACACCTGCATTTTGAACTGTGGTACAATGGCAACTCCCTTAACCCGGAAGAGTTTGTAACCTTTTAA
- a CDS encoding polymer-forming cytoskeletal protein: MFTSKEQKKVAEEISNSTNTIGKGTVLEGNIETYGNIRIEGKVIGNIKSKSKIALGNSSHVEGNIIAQNADLEGEVKGRIEISEMLILKATAVVHGDIITGKLVVEPGAVFNGTCKMGTQARDIKMGENGQGSRSLRPEQAKTI; encoded by the coding sequence ATGTTTACCTCTAAAGAACAAAAAAAAGTGGCAGAAGAAATCAGCAACTCGACCAATACGATAGGCAAAGGCACCGTGCTTGAGGGCAACATTGAGACCTACGGCAACATTCGTATTGAAGGAAAAGTAATAGGGAACATCAAATCAAAATCCAAGATTGCCCTGGGCAACAGCAGCCATGTGGAAGGGAACATCATCGCGCAAAATGCCGACCTGGAAGGGGAAGTGAAGGGGAGAATCGAAATTTCCGAAATGCTGATACTCAAGGCAACGGCAGTGGTGCACGGGGATATCATCACGGGAAAATTAGTAGTGGAGCCAGGGGCGGTATTTAACGGTACCTGTAAAATGGGGACCCAGGCCCGCGACATCAAAATGGGTGAAAATGGGCAAGGATCCAGGTCCCTCCGGCCAGAACAAGCCAAAACAATATAA
- a CDS encoding AtpZ/AtpI family protein, with product MGKDPGPSGQNKPKQYKPYVRYSGLAFQLLLTIGVAGWLGHKVDNYLQIRFPVFMLLLGTGAFVGTMYKLYKSFDQE from the coding sequence ATGGGCAAGGATCCAGGTCCCTCCGGCCAGAACAAGCCAAAACAATATAAACCGTATGTAAGGTACAGTGGCCTTGCGTTCCAGTTGCTGCTTACGATTGGCGTGGCCGGCTGGCTGGGGCACAAGGTGGACAATTACCTTCAAATCAGGTTCCCGGTGTTTATGCTCCTGCTGGGGACGGGCGCATTTGTTGGCACCATGTACAAATTATACAAGTCTTTTGATCAGGAATAA
- the atpB gene encoding F0F1 ATP synthase subunit A, with protein MTAFPNKNDLLRIFFIILLFIGGPAPSHAAENAGEEGFNVSEVIIHHVLDDHVWHLFDGHYGTLYLPVIVYSGERGLEVFSSSNFYDEAHNLVTYKGYRIEHGHIYLGDTAVLDFSITKNVAMLLLTAIVVLLVFGAAARGAKKNSGKAPRGIQSFLEPVILFVTEEIIKPNAGPKASRYTPYLLTLFFFILFGNLLGLLPGAGNLTGNIAVTMTLAVFTFLITNFSGNKGYWAHVFWTPGVPLVLRPILLLVEVIGLFTKPFALLIRLFAAITAGHIVLLSIISLTFIFQSWLVGFASTVLVVFISLIELVVAGIQAYVFTLFSSLYIGLATAENEHH; from the coding sequence ATGACCGCTTTTCCCAATAAAAACGATCTTTTACGAATTTTTTTCATAATCCTTCTTTTTATTGGGGGGCCGGCCCCTTCCCATGCCGCGGAAAACGCGGGGGAAGAGGGTTTTAACGTTAGCGAGGTGATTATCCACCACGTGCTGGACGACCATGTATGGCACCTTTTTGACGGCCACTACGGCACCCTGTATTTGCCCGTGATCGTGTACTCTGGCGAACGGGGCCTTGAGGTGTTTTCATCGTCAAATTTTTATGACGAAGCCCACAATTTGGTCACCTACAAGGGCTACCGTATCGAGCATGGCCATATTTATTTGGGGGACACCGCGGTCCTGGACTTTTCCATTACCAAAAACGTGGCCATGTTGCTCCTCACGGCCATAGTGGTGCTGCTGGTTTTCGGGGCGGCCGCAAGGGGCGCAAAGAAGAATTCGGGCAAAGCGCCCAGGGGAATCCAGTCTTTCCTTGAGCCGGTCATCCTGTTTGTTACCGAGGAAATCATCAAGCCCAATGCAGGGCCAAAAGCCAGCCGGTACACGCCCTACCTTCTCACCCTGTTTTTTTTCATCCTCTTCGGGAACTTGTTGGGCCTGTTGCCCGGTGCGGGAAACCTTACAGGGAACATAGCGGTGACGATGACCCTGGCGGTGTTTACTTTTTTGATCACCAATTTTAGCGGTAACAAAGGCTACTGGGCCCATGTTTTTTGGACGCCCGGGGTGCCCCTGGTGTTGCGCCCAATTTTGTTATTGGTGGAAGTGATCGGGCTTTTTACCAAGCCCTTTGCCCTGCTTATCCGTTTGTTTGCCGCCATCACGGCAGGCCATATCGTGTTGTTGAGCATCATCTCCCTCACCTTTATATTTCAAAGCTGGCTGGTAGGGTTTGCCTCCACGGTACTGGTGGTGTTCATCAGCTTGATCGAACTGGTGGTGGCAGGGATACAGGCATATGTGTTCACGTTGTTTTCATCCCTGTATATCGGGTTGGCGACAGCAGAAAACGAACACCATTAG
- the atpE gene encoding ATP synthase F0 subunit C, translating into MLFALLLDVGYAIMGAGIGAGLAAIGAGIGVGRIGGSAMEAMARQPESADKLQGSMLIIAALVEVIALFAVVVCFLIATS; encoded by the coding sequence ATGTTGTTTGCTTTATTATTGGACGTTGGCTACGCGATCATGGGTGCGGGCATAGGTGCCGGTCTTGCTGCGATAGGCGCAGGTATCGGTGTAGGCCGTATCGGTGGTTCTGCCATGGAAGCCATGGCCCGTCAACCGGAGTCTGCGGACAAGCTTCAAGGATCTATGTTGATCATTGCGGCCCTGGTTGAGGTAATCGCCCTTTTTGCGGTGGTGGTTTGTTTCTTGATTGCAACAAGCTAA
- the atpF gene encoding F0F1 ATP synthase subunit B: MDLLTPGIGLIFWQAVVFLLLLFALSKMAWKPILKAIKQREDTIQGSLDAADKAKQQMASMQADSEALLKEAREERDKILRDARDAAGKIHDQAQVDARKNADKIIEDAKLAIQTEKNAALRDVKEQVAVFSLEVAEKLMKKNLSDDKAQKDLANRLVGELKLN; this comes from the coding sequence ATGGATTTATTAACCCCAGGCATAGGGCTTATCTTCTGGCAGGCAGTTGTCTTCCTTTTGCTATTGTTTGCTTTGTCCAAGATGGCGTGGAAGCCGATTTTAAAGGCCATAAAGCAGCGCGAAGATACCATTCAAGGGTCGCTGGACGCAGCCGACAAGGCAAAACAGCAGATGGCTTCCATGCAGGCCGACAGCGAGGCCCTGCTGAAAGAGGCGCGCGAAGAACGTGACAAAATCCTGCGGGATGCCAGAGATGCCGCTGGCAAAATACACGACCAGGCGCAAGTGGACGCCAGGAAAAACGCGGACAAGATCATAGAAGATGCCAAGCTCGCCATCCAGACCGAGAAGAACGCGGCCCTTCGGGACGTAAAGGAACAAGTGGCGGTTTTCTCCCTGGAGGTGGCCGAAAAATTGATGAAAAAGAACCTGTCTGATGACAAGGCACAAAAGGATTTGGCAAACCGGTTGGTAGGCGAATTAAAGTTAAATTAA
- the atpH gene encoding ATP synthase F1 subunit delta, translating into MSDFRAASRYVSSLLGLAQEQGVLDEVHKDMQLIDKTCQANYELVSLLRSPLIKHDKKKTILYKIFEGKVHHLTLAIIDIVTRKNREALLPAIAKEFHNAYNNFKGIQKATITSTIALDEEIRKEIVELVKGLSGRKTIELEEKTDDNLIGGFVLNVGDKQLDASLSSKLKALKLLFRHNPYVKEF; encoded by the coding sequence ATGTCCGATTTTAGAGCGGCATCGCGGTACGTAAGTTCACTCCTGGGCCTGGCACAAGAGCAAGGTGTGCTGGACGAGGTGCACAAAGACATGCAACTGATTGACAAGACCTGCCAGGCCAATTATGAGCTGGTGTCGCTGCTCCGCAGCCCGTTGATTAAGCACGACAAGAAAAAAACCATCCTTTACAAAATATTTGAAGGGAAGGTGCACCATCTGACCCTGGCCATCATCGATATCGTGACCCGCAAAAACAGGGAAGCCCTGTTGCCCGCCATCGCAAAGGAATTTCATAATGCCTATAACAACTTTAAAGGCATACAAAAGGCAACGATTACTTCCACTATTGCCCTGGACGAAGAAATAAGGAAGGAGATCGTGGAATTGGTAAAAGGACTGAGTGGACGAAAAACCATCGAGTTGGAAGAGAAGACAGACGACAACCTTATTGGCGGGTTTGTGCTCAACGTTGGGGACAAACAATTGGATGCTTCCCTTAGCAGCAAGCTCAAAGCGTTGAAACTATTGTTCAGGCATAATCCGTACGTAAAAGAATTCTAA
- a CDS encoding F0F1 ATP synthase subunit alpha, translating into MAEIKPEEVSAILREQLSGAKTSTELEEIGTVLTVGDGVARIYGLTKAQAGELVTFENGLRAMVLNLEEDNVGAVLLGESKGIKEGDTVKRTGLIASIKIGEGVLGRVVDTLAEPIDGKGPLSGELYEMPLERKAPGVIFRQPVSEPLQTGIKAIDSMIPIGRGQRELIIGDRQTGKTAVAIDTIINQKEFYDKGEPVYCIYVAIGQKASTVAGIVNTLEKAGAMDYTVIVAASASDPAPMQFFAPFTGAAIGEYFRDTGRPALVIYDDLSKQAVAYREVSLLLRRPPGREAYPGDVFYLHSRLLERAAKVIANDGIAAQMNDLPPSLKGKVKGGGSLTALPIIETQANDVSAYIPTNVISITDGQIFLETNLFNAGVRPAINVGISVSRVGGAAQIKSMKKVAGTLKLDQAQFRELEAFAKFGSDLDASTKLTIERGRRNTEVLKQPQYAPVPVEEQVAMILASTKGYIDNVPVEKVKEFEKEFIGLLRAQDKAVLENFRVGKFEDADVEKVKKAALELAAKY; encoded by the coding sequence ATGGCAGAGATCAAACCCGAAGAAGTATCAGCAATATTAAGAGAGCAACTTTCTGGAGCCAAAACCAGCACCGAACTGGAGGAAATTGGCACCGTGCTCACCGTAGGTGACGGGGTGGCCCGTATTTACGGGCTTACCAAGGCCCAGGCCGGGGAGTTAGTAACTTTTGAAAACGGGTTGCGCGCCATGGTGCTCAACCTGGAAGAGGACAATGTGGGCGCGGTATTGCTGGGCGAGTCCAAAGGGATAAAAGAAGGCGACACCGTAAAACGCACCGGCCTAATTGCTTCCATCAAAATTGGGGAAGGCGTATTGGGAAGGGTGGTGGATACCCTGGCCGAGCCCATTGATGGGAAAGGCCCCCTAAGCGGTGAACTTTACGAAATGCCCCTTGAGCGCAAGGCCCCCGGGGTAATTTTCCGCCAACCGGTAAGCGAGCCCCTGCAAACGGGCATCAAAGCCATCGACTCGATGATCCCCATTGGAAGGGGTCAGCGGGAACTGATCATCGGTGACCGCCAAACCGGTAAAACGGCCGTGGCGATAGACACCATTATCAACCAAAAGGAATTTTACGATAAAGGCGAGCCGGTTTATTGTATTTATGTGGCCATCGGCCAGAAGGCATCTACCGTGGCGGGCATCGTAAACACGTTGGAAAAGGCCGGGGCAATGGATTATACGGTAATTGTGGCCGCTTCTGCTTCCGACCCTGCCCCCATGCAGTTCTTTGCCCCGTTTACGGGCGCTGCCATTGGTGAATATTTCAGGGACACAGGCCGCCCTGCCCTTGTCATCTATGATGACTTGTCGAAGCAGGCGGTGGCCTATCGCGAGGTGTCACTCTTATTGAGGCGCCCCCCCGGGCGTGAGGCCTATCCCGGTGACGTGTTTTACCTGCACTCCCGCCTGTTGGAGCGTGCCGCAAAAGTGATAGCCAACGATGGCATCGCGGCCCAAATGAACGATTTGCCGCCCAGCCTCAAGGGCAAGGTAAAGGGAGGGGGATCGTTGACGGCCCTCCCCATTATAGAAACCCAAGCCAATGACGTATCAGCCTATATCCCTACCAACGTGATTTCCATTACCGATGGGCAGATATTCCTGGAGACGAACTTGTTTAACGCAGGTGTGCGCCCGGCCATCAACGTAGGTATATCCGTATCGCGTGTGGGTGGCGCGGCCCAGATCAAATCCATGAAAAAGGTGGCCGGTACCCTGAAGCTGGACCAGGCTCAATTCAGGGAGCTTGAGGCGTTTGCCAAGTTTGGTTCCGACCTGGACGCGTCCACGAAGCTCACCATCGAAAGGGGGAGGAGGAACACGGAAGTGCTGAAGCAGCCCCAATATGCACCCGTGCCGGTGGAAGAACAGGTGGCCATGATATTGGCCTCCACAAAAGGGTATATTGACAATGTGCCCGTGGAAAAAGTAAAGGAATTTGAAAAAGAGTTTATCGGTTTGCTCCGCGCCCAAGACAAGGCCGTACTTGAGAACTTCAGGGTTGGCAAGTTTGAAGATGCGGACGTGGAAAAAGTAAAAAAAGCAGCCCTTGAGTTGGCCGCAAAATATTAA